One window of Mesorhizobium sp. WSM4904 genomic DNA carries:
- a CDS encoding replicative DNA helicase, whose protein sequence is MAEAARKIGVAEQPLYREAPNNIEAEQALLGAILVNNDAFYRVSDFLKPAHFYEPLHRRIFEVAAELIRMGKIATPITLKTFLPAEEKVGDMTVAQYVVRLAVEAVTVVNATDYGRAIYDLATRRALITVGEDMVNIAYDAPVDMSPSDQIEDAERRLFELAETGRYDGGFESFNDAVKTAVDMANAAYMRDGHLSGIATGLRDLDRRMGGLQPSDLIVLAGRPGMGKTSLATNIAFNIAEAYQPAQQADGSFKAANGGVVGFFSLEMSSEQLATRIISEQTEISSSKIRRGEITEMDFEKLVACSQTMQKIPLFIDQTGGISIAQLSARARRLKRQRGLDLIVIDYIQLMQGSSARASQNRVQEITEITTGLKALAKELGVPIIALSQLSRQVESRDDKRPQLSDLRESGSIEQDADVVLFVYREEYYLKNREPKLGTDEYIKWENEMNEARGKAEVIVAKQRHGPTGTVSLAFHGEFTRFSDLAEEHHLPERFE, encoded by the coding sequence ATGGCAGAAGCAGCGCGCAAAATAGGCGTCGCGGAGCAACCGCTCTATCGCGAGGCACCGAACAATATCGAGGCCGAGCAGGCGCTGCTCGGTGCCATCCTCGTCAACAACGATGCTTTTTACCGGGTTTCGGATTTCCTCAAGCCGGCGCATTTCTACGAGCCGCTGCACCGCCGCATCTTCGAGGTCGCGGCCGAGCTGATCCGCATGGGCAAGATCGCGACGCCGATCACGCTGAAGACCTTCCTGCCGGCGGAAGAGAAGGTCGGTGACATGACGGTGGCGCAATATGTCGTGCGGCTGGCCGTCGAGGCGGTCACCGTCGTCAACGCCACTGATTACGGCCGCGCCATCTACGATCTCGCCACGCGCCGCGCGCTGATCACCGTCGGCGAGGACATGGTCAACATCGCCTATGACGCGCCGGTCGACATGTCGCCCTCCGACCAGATCGAGGACGCCGAGCGGCGCCTGTTCGAGCTGGCAGAGACCGGCCGCTACGACGGCGGCTTCGAAAGCTTCAACGATGCGGTCAAGACCGCCGTCGACATGGCCAACGCCGCCTATATGCGCGACGGCCACTTGTCGGGCATCGCCACGGGCCTGCGCGACCTCGACCGCCGCATGGGCGGCCTGCAGCCTTCCGACCTGATCGTGCTTGCCGGACGCCCGGGCATGGGCAAGACCTCCTTGGCCACCAACATCGCCTTCAACATCGCCGAGGCTTATCAACCGGCGCAGCAGGCCGACGGCTCGTTCAAGGCCGCCAACGGCGGCGTCGTCGGCTTCTTCTCGCTGGAAATGTCGTCGGAGCAGCTCGCCACCCGCATCATCTCCGAGCAGACCGAGATTTCGTCGTCGAAGATCCGCCGCGGCGAGATCACCGAGATGGACTTCGAAAAGCTGGTCGCCTGCTCGCAAACGATGCAGAAGATCCCGCTGTTCATCGACCAGACCGGCGGCATCTCGATCGCGCAGCTCTCCGCCCGCGCGCGGCGGCTGAAGCGCCAGCGCGGCCTCGACCTCATCGTCATCGACTATATCCAGCTGATGCAGGGATCGAGCGCCAGGGCTTCGCAGAACCGCGTGCAGGAAATCACCGAGATCACCACGGGCTTGAAGGCTTTGGCCAAGGAGCTTGGCGTGCCGATCATCGCGCTGTCGCAGCTGTCGCGTCAGGTCGAAAGCCGCGACGACAAGCGCCCGCAGCTCTCGGACCTGCGCGAATCCGGCTCGATCGAGCAGGACGCCGACGTGGTGCTGTTCGTCTACCGCGAGGAATACTACCTCAAGAACCGCGAGCCGAAGCTCGGCACCGACGAATACATCAAATGGGAAAACGAGATGAACGAGGCGCGCGGCAAGGCCGAGGTGATCGTGGCCAAGCAGCGCCACGGACCGACGGGCACGGTGAGCCTTGCCTTCCACGGCGAGTTCACGCGCTTCTCCGACCTTGCGGAAGAGCACCATCTGCCGGAAAGATTTGAGTAG
- a CDS encoding small ribosomal subunit Rsm22 family protein has protein sequence MELPAPLRQGVDSLLEKVPLPALKQAARTLSERYRAELRDGRLHMGEDMAVKAYLATRLPATYAAVRASLDALTDARPDFQPKSLLDVGAGPGTMLWATADAWPELERAVLVEASAAVRKIGQSLAAGTIAVRASWVAGDATIDLDGFEPADLVSAAYLLDEIAPASLPKLVDRLWRLTSDTLMIVEPGTPAGWQRILAVRTRLIAAGAHVSAPCPHEAPCPLVPPDWCHFARRVARSRLHRLTKEADVPWEDEKFIYLAASRQPAPTRAARVIAPPKIGSGKVVLKLCQADGSAGEQLFSKRDGDVFKAARRADWGDRLG, from the coding sequence ATGGAACTGCCCGCTCCACTCCGGCAAGGCGTCGACAGCCTGCTCGAGAAGGTGCCGCTGCCGGCACTGAAACAGGCCGCAAGAACGCTTTCGGAACGCTATCGCGCCGAGCTGCGCGACGGCCGCCTGCACATGGGTGAAGACATGGCGGTGAAGGCCTATCTGGCGACCAGGCTGCCCGCCACCTACGCCGCCGTCCGCGCCAGCCTCGACGCGCTGACCGATGCCCGCCCCGATTTCCAGCCGAAAAGCCTGCTTGATGTCGGCGCCGGGCCTGGCACGATGCTTTGGGCCACCGCCGACGCCTGGCCTGAGCTCGAACGGGCGGTTCTGGTCGAGGCGAGCGCCGCGGTGCGCAAGATCGGGCAGTCGCTGGCGGCCGGCACGATTGCTGTCCGCGCGAGTTGGGTCGCCGGCGACGCCACCATCGATCTCGACGGTTTCGAGCCCGCCGACCTCGTCAGCGCGGCCTATCTCCTGGACGAGATCGCGCCGGCCTCGCTGCCGAAGCTCGTCGACCGGCTCTGGCGGTTGACCTCCGACACGCTGATGATCGTCGAGCCAGGCACGCCGGCCGGCTGGCAGCGCATCCTCGCCGTGCGGACGCGGCTCATCGCAGCCGGCGCGCATGTCTCGGCGCCTTGCCCGCACGAGGCGCCCTGCCCGCTCGTGCCGCCCGACTGGTGCCATTTTGCGCGCCGCGTCGCCCGCTCGCGCCTGCATCGGCTGACCAAGGAGGCCGACGTGCCGTGGGAGGACGAGAAGTTCATCTACCTCGCCGCCTCGCGGCAGCCGGCGCCGACGCGCGCGGCGCGGGTGATCGCGCCGCCGAAGATCGGGTCCGGCAAGGTCGTGCTCAAACTCTGCCAGGCCGACGGCAGCGCCGGCGAGCAGCTGTTCAGCAAACGCGACGGCGATGTGTTCAAAGCGGCGCGGCGGGCGGACTGGGGCGATAGGCTGGGCTGA
- the radA gene encoding DNA repair protein RadA produces the protein MAKSRVQFICQNCGSVHQRWAGKCDACGEWNTLVEEGTAGGIGSGPANTRNARKGRAVVLTSLAGDIEDAPRIVSGIGELDRATGGGFVRGSALLVGGDPGIGKSTLLTQAAAALASKGHRIVYVSGEEAVAQIRLRAQRLGVASTPVELAAETNVEDILATIADGKRPDLVILDSIQTLWTDLADSAPGTVTQVRAAAQAMIRYAKSTGAAIVLVGHVTKEGQIAGPRVVEHMVDGVLYFEGEGNHHFRILRTVKNRFGPTDEIGVFEMSDKGLREVSNPSELFLGERHAKSPGAAVFAGMEGTRPVLVEIQALVAPSSLGTPRRAVVGWDGARLSMVLAVLEAHCGVRFGQHDVYLNVAGGYRISEPAADLAVAAALVSSLTGLALPADCVYFGEISLSGAVRPVAHAQQRLKEAEKLGFGSAVLPLGSEEVVGGNGAGGIAAGAFQPTELSDLVARIAGSRRSRADEGE, from the coding sequence ATGGCCAAATCCCGCGTCCAGTTCATCTGCCAGAATTGCGGTTCGGTGCATCAGCGCTGGGCGGGCAAATGCGATGCCTGCGGCGAGTGGAACACGTTGGTCGAGGAAGGCACGGCCGGCGGCATCGGCTCGGGACCGGCGAACACACGCAACGCCCGCAAAGGCCGCGCCGTCGTGCTCACCAGCCTGGCCGGCGACATCGAGGACGCGCCGCGCATCGTCTCGGGCATCGGCGAGCTCGACCGCGCCACCGGCGGCGGCTTCGTGCGCGGCTCGGCACTTCTGGTCGGCGGCGACCCCGGCATCGGCAAGTCGACGCTGCTGACGCAGGCGGCCGCGGCGCTCGCCTCCAAAGGCCACCGCATCGTCTATGTCTCGGGCGAGGAAGCGGTCGCGCAGATCAGGCTGAGAGCCCAGCGCCTCGGCGTCGCCTCGACGCCGGTCGAGCTCGCCGCCGAGACCAATGTCGAGGACATCCTCGCGACGATAGCCGACGGCAAGCGGCCGGACCTCGTCATCCTCGATTCCATCCAGACGCTGTGGACAGACCTTGCCGATTCGGCGCCGGGCACCGTCACCCAGGTGCGGGCGGCCGCTCAAGCCATGATCCGCTATGCGAAATCCACGGGGGCAGCGATTGTGCTCGTCGGCCATGTCACCAAGGAAGGCCAGATCGCCGGACCGCGCGTCGTCGAGCACATGGTCGACGGCGTGCTCTATTTCGAGGGCGAAGGCAATCACCACTTCCGCATCCTGCGCACGGTGAAGAACCGCTTCGGGCCGACCGACGAGATTGGCGTCTTCGAGATGTCGGACAAGGGCCTGCGCGAAGTCTCCAATCCATCCGAGCTGTTCCTCGGCGAGCGTCACGCGAAATCGCCGGGCGCGGCGGTTTTCGCGGGAATGGAGGGCACGCGGCCCGTTCTGGTCGAGATCCAGGCACTGGTGGCGCCCTCCTCACTCGGCACGCCGCGCCGCGCCGTCGTCGGCTGGGACGGCGCGCGGCTCTCGATGGTGCTGGCGGTGCTGGAAGCGCATTGTGGCGTTCGTTTCGGCCAGCATGATGTCTATCTCAACGTCGCCGGCGGCTATCGCATCTCGGAGCCGGCGGCCGATCTCGCGGTCGCCGCGGCACTCGTTTCCTCGCTCACCGGTCTTGCCCTTCCCGCCGATTGCGTCTATTTCGGCGAAATCAGCCTGTCGGGCGCGGTAAGGCCGGTTGCGCATGCGCAGCAGCGCCTTAAAGAGGCCGAAAAGCTGGGTTTCGGAAGCGCGGTGCTGCCTCTCGGCAGCGAGGAAGTCGTTGGCGGTAATGGGGCCGGGGGAATCGCGGCCGGCGCTTTCCAGCCCACCGAGCTTTCCGACCTCGTGGCGCGCATAGCCGGCTCACGACGCAGCCGCGCCGACGAAGGGGAGTGA
- the purF gene encoding amidophosphoribosyltransferase produces MADSTADAGKVLSAEADDHFHDECGVFGIFGRQDAAAIVTLGLHALQHRGQEAAGIVSYDGSQFHVERHVGLIGDTFTKQRVIDSLQGNRAIGHTRYATTGGAGIRNIQPFFAELAEGGLAVAHNGNLTNALTVQRALQKQGSIFSSTSDTETLLHLVATSKERDLNSRFIDAVRQVEGAFSLVAMTAKKMIGCRDPLGIRPLVLGDLDGAWILASETCALDIIGARFVRDIKPGEMVVVTSKGIESLFPFEPQKTRFCIFEYVYFARPDSTVEGRNVYEVRKRIGAELAQENPVEADIVVPVPDSGTPAAIGFSQAAGIPFELGIIRNHYVGRTFIQPGDSIRHMGVKLKHNANRRMIEGKRVVLVDDSIVRGTTSQKIVQMVRDAGAREVHMRIASPPTSASCFYGVDTPEKSKLLASRMSVEEMAEFIRVDSLGFLSIDGLYRAVGEARRDSDQPQFCDACFTGQYPTRLLDFEGHDNVRTLSLLASSGA; encoded by the coding sequence ATGGCAGACTCAACGGCAGATGCAGGCAAAGTCCTTTCCGCCGAGGCCGACGATCATTTCCACGACGAGTGCGGCGTGTTCGGCATTTTCGGCCGGCAGGATGCCGCGGCCATCGTCACCCTCGGGCTCCATGCCCTGCAGCATCGCGGCCAGGAAGCGGCCGGCATCGTCTCCTACGACGGCAGCCAGTTCCACGTCGAGCGCCATGTCGGCCTGATCGGCGACACTTTCACCAAGCAGCGCGTCATCGACAGCCTGCAGGGCAACCGCGCCATCGGCCACACGCGCTACGCCACCACCGGCGGCGCCGGCATACGCAACATCCAGCCCTTCTTCGCCGAACTCGCCGAAGGCGGCCTTGCCGTTGCCCATAACGGCAACCTCACCAATGCGCTGACCGTGCAGCGCGCGCTGCAAAAGCAGGGCTCGATCTTCTCCTCGACCTCCGACACCGAAACACTTTTGCACCTGGTCGCGACCAGCAAGGAGCGCGATTTGAATTCGCGCTTCATCGATGCGGTGCGCCAGGTCGAGGGCGCGTTCTCGCTGGTGGCGATGACGGCCAAGAAGATGATCGGCTGCCGCGACCCGCTGGGCATCCGGCCGCTGGTGCTCGGCGACCTCGACGGCGCCTGGATCCTCGCTTCCGAGACCTGCGCGCTCGATATCATCGGCGCCCGCTTCGTGCGCGACATCAAGCCCGGCGAAATGGTGGTCGTCACCTCCAAGGGCATCGAGAGCCTGTTTCCGTTCGAGCCGCAGAAGACCCGCTTCTGCATTTTCGAATATGTCTATTTCGCGCGGCCGGATTCCACCGTCGAAGGCCGCAACGTCTACGAGGTGCGCAAGCGCATCGGCGCGGAGCTCGCGCAGGAAAACCCGGTCGAGGCCGACATCGTGGTTCCGGTGCCGGATTCCGGCACGCCGGCCGCGATCGGCTTCAGCCAGGCCGCGGGCATTCCCTTCGAGCTCGGCATCATCCGCAACCACTATGTCGGCCGCACCTTCATCCAGCCAGGCGATTCCATCCGCCATATGGGCGTCAAGCTCAAGCACAACGCCAACCGCCGCATGATCGAGGGCAAGCGCGTGGTGCTTGTCGACGATTCCATCGTGCGCGGCACCACCAGCCAGAAGATCGTGCAGATGGTGCGCGACGCCGGCGCCAGGGAAGTGCATATGCGCATCGCCTCGCCGCCGACCAGCGCTTCCTGCTTCTATGGCGTCGACACGCCGGAGAAATCGAAGCTCTTGGCGTCGCGCATGTCGGTCGAGGAAATGGCCGAGTTCATCCGCGTCGATTCCCTCGGCTTCCTGTCGATCGACGGGCTCTACCGCGCCGTCGGCGAAGCGCGCCGCGACAGCGACCAGCCGCAATTCTGCGACGCCTGCTTCACCGGCCAATATCCGACCCGCCTGCTCGACTTCGAAGGCCACGACAATGTGCGCACGCTGTCGCTGCTGGCGTCGAGCGGGGCTTAA
- a CDS encoding CvpA family protein, protein MPITLLDGILVGFTLVSAMLAMVRGFSREVLSVVSWAAAAAAAFFFYKPVLPYVQPYVDNDKIAMAASAGIVFVIALIVVSVITMKIADWIIDSRIGALDRTLGFLYGAARGILVVAVALLFFNWLAGAKAPAWVANAKSRPLLETIGAKLESVLPENTEELVNKYTHKGTPQAGAPATNDQPAAEPPAAGDDNAPAPDDSEGEAPADNEPAPAPAPAPAPAPAPAN, encoded by the coding sequence ATGCCGATTACGCTGCTTGACGGAATTCTCGTCGGCTTCACGCTGGTCTCGGCAATGCTTGCCATGGTGCGCGGCTTTTCCCGCGAGGTGCTGTCGGTGGTGTCCTGGGCAGCGGCGGCGGCGGCGGCCTTCTTCTTCTACAAGCCGGTCCTGCCCTACGTTCAGCCCTATGTCGACAACGACAAGATTGCGATGGCCGCATCCGCCGGCATCGTCTTCGTCATCGCGCTGATCGTCGTTTCGGTGATCACGATGAAGATCGCCGACTGGATCATCGATTCGCGCATCGGCGCGCTCGACCGCACGCTCGGCTTTCTCTACGGCGCCGCGCGCGGCATCCTGGTCGTCGCGGTGGCGCTTTTGTTCTTCAACTGGCTGGCCGGCGCCAAGGCGCCCGCCTGGGTCGCCAACGCCAAGTCGCGGCCACTGCTCGAGACGATCGGCGCCAAGCTCGAAAGCGTGCTGCCCGAGAACACCGAGGAACTCGTCAACAAATACACGCATAAGGGCACGCCTCAGGCGGGGGCGCCGGCGACCAACGACCAGCCGGCAGCAGAACCGCCGGCCGCCGGCGACGACAACGCGCCGGCACCCGACGACAGCGAAGGCGAGGCGCCGGCCGACAACGAGCCGGCTCCAGCGCCTGCCCCGGCTCCCGCTCCGGCCCCGGCGCCGGCAAACTGA